The following proteins are encoded in a genomic region of Pungitius pungitius chromosome 17, fPunPun2.1, whole genome shotgun sequence:
- the tmem200b gene encoding transmembrane protein 200A: MKTQNGKDVTPPHPCGQKSTFTLRGRSKDGLIQGKLRIRSIPGAFLVLGVIVVVVGTALAVAGYWPYRLQRASILGPTDGKYFSESQTSGSSLEGKPAKLSTARLFHSARIKLLGPVIMGVGLFILICANTILYENRDRETQMLLAQMRTVICSVSATVPSAELKESAAPNSMAEPAAHLSILQELSSSEPLLVTRHPRDQEHIVEGIYQQGVLQTEALDQKSEPLLSLHSCYSNSCNSSQEDFYTQSGAEHGGSFNSLRPPHVKFNSCLVSASSLFTLDELDIPAIQPRRCHSMSYRTNLYRAGTVVPDGHHKIEEIHINQVVLTGETGSQVCVDKVVETAEEQTCQSWPRLDLITGS, from the coding sequence ATGAAGACCCAGAATGGCAAAGATGTTACACCCCCACATCCCTGCGGACAAAAGTCTACCTTTACCTTAAGAGGAAGAAGCAAGGACGGGTTGATTCAAGGCAAACTTCGCATCCGCTCCATACCTGGAGCCTTTTTGGTGCTGGGGGtcattgtggttgttgttggcACTGCTCTGGCTGTCGCAGGATACTGGCCCTACCGGTTACAAAGAGCTTCCATCCTGGGGCCCACAGATGGGAAATATTTCTCTGAGTCACAGACATCTGGATCGAGTCTTGAAGGTAAGCCAGCTAAGCTCTCCACAGCCCGTCTCTTCCACAGTGCGCGGATAAAGCTGCTGGGTCCTGTTATCATGGGGGTTGGACTCTTCATCCTAATATGTGCCAACACAATCCTGTATGAGAACAGGGACAGAGAGACTCAGATGCTCCTGGCTCAGATGCGCACTGTAATCTGCTCTGTGTCTGCAACGGTTCCCTCAGCAGAACTTAAAGAAAGTGCTGCACCCAACTCCATGGCTGAACCAGCTGCTCATCTCAGCATCCTGCAGGAGCTGTCCAGCTCCGAGCCGCTGCTTGTGACCAGACACCCCAGAGACCAAGAGCATATTGTGGAGGGCATCTACCAGCAAGGAGTTCTTCAGACAGAAGCCCTCGACCAGAAGTCAGAGCCTCTGCTGTCCCTCCACTCATGCTACTCCAACTCATGTAATTCTAGTCAGGAAGACTTTTACACACAGTCTGGCGCTGAGCACGGTGGCAGCTTCAATTCGCTGCGCCCCCCACATGTCAAGTTCAACAGCTGCCTGGTGTCCGCCAGCTCTTTATTCACGCTGGACGAGTTAGATATTCCAGCCATCCAGCCGAGGCGCTGCCACAGTATGAGCTACAGGACTAACTTGTATAGAGCTGGAACTGTTGTGCCAGATGGTCACCATAAAATCGAGGAGATCCATATTAATCAAGTGGTACTTACAGGAGAGACTGGTTCACAGGTTTGTGTGGACAAGGTTGTTGAGACTGCAGAAGAACAAACCTGCCAAAGCTGGCCTCGGCTGGACCTGATCACCGGCAGCTAG